One window of Desulfarculus baarsii DSM 2075 genomic DNA carries:
- a CDS encoding YcaO-like family protein — protein MIQTPNKSGLRLGRAPKAYVGEQDKTRPPAQTVAWARERLAALGQDVLRQTKRIDTGRLGVPVFISLCGDAATMLTGTKKQMGKGASPEQAEASALMELAERFSFFHFMASADLPWATASQIEDGPVMDFAQAAKAVGHPAHDLARARAVYELLPQQWAWAHNLAAGRDELVPLSWFYAINEYNGPAAGNCLEEAVLQSLCEVIERHVCALVSQHRLATPAIDPASIVDPISLELLAKFKNAGVEVFLKDFTCDMGAPTVAALCYDPATFPKDSEIVYAAGTAPDPEKALIRALTEVAQLAGDFHTGSSYKVSALPKFANLEEAAYVTRAGGTVSLGQLPDLRRDDLGAEVAACVAALDQRGYTVYSLDVTHPTLQVPAVYTIVPGAHFAQRTFDVDVYFHAAKLAAQLPDAAQALDVLEQMAAIAGHSHATHFFRAVALLELGLAEEALNALDTALGLNPPPRDEASMHTQRGVAFKDLERYDLALEALAKAASFPEPHHEVFNLMGFCLFRQKRHMEAIAAFERAIEIEPGAAINYANIGANMRELGRLEEACRMYEHALELDPGLDFARQSLERLRAMLA, from the coding sequence ATGATCCAGACGCCAAACAAATCCGGCCTGCGCCTGGGGCGCGCGCCCAAGGCTTACGTGGGCGAGCAGGACAAGACCAGGCCGCCGGCCCAGACCGTGGCCTGGGCGCGAGAGCGCCTGGCGGCCCTGGGCCAAGACGTGCTGCGCCAAACCAAGCGCATCGACACCGGCCGCCTGGGCGTGCCGGTGTTCATCAGCCTCTGCGGCGATGCGGCGACCATGCTCACGGGCACGAAAAAGCAGATGGGCAAGGGCGCCTCGCCCGAGCAGGCCGAGGCCAGCGCCCTGATGGAGTTGGCCGAGCGCTTCAGTTTTTTTCATTTCATGGCCAGCGCCGATCTGCCCTGGGCCACGGCCAGCCAGATCGAAGACGGCCCGGTGATGGATTTCGCCCAGGCGGCCAAGGCCGTGGGTCATCCGGCCCATGATTTGGCCAGGGCTCGGGCGGTCTACGAGCTTTTGCCCCAACAATGGGCCTGGGCCCACAATCTGGCCGCCGGCCGCGACGAGCTTGTGCCCCTGAGCTGGTTTTACGCCATCAACGAATACAACGGCCCGGCCGCGGGCAATTGCCTCGAGGAGGCGGTGCTGCAAAGCCTCTGCGAGGTGATCGAGCGCCACGTCTGCGCCTTGGTCAGCCAGCATCGTCTGGCCACGCCGGCCATCGACCCGGCCAGCATTGTCGATCCCATCTCGCTGGAGTTGCTGGCCAAGTTCAAAAACGCCGGCGTGGAGGTCTTTCTGAAGGACTTCACCTGCGACATGGGCGCGCCCACCGTGGCCGCGCTGTGCTACGACCCGGCCACCTTTCCCAAGGACAGCGAGATCGTCTACGCCGCCGGCACGGCCCCAGACCCGGAAAAGGCCCTCATCCGCGCCCTGACCGAGGTGGCTCAACTGGCCGGCGATTTCCACACAGGCTCCAGCTACAAGGTCAGCGCCCTGCCCAAGTTCGCCAACCTGGAAGAGGCCGCCTACGTCACCCGGGCGGGCGGGACGGTGAGCCTGGGCCAGTTGCCCGACCTGCGCCGCGACGACCTGGGCGCGGAGGTCGCCGCCTGCGTGGCGGCCCTGGACCAGCGGGGCTACACGGTCTATTCGCTGGACGTGACGCATCCGACATTGCAGGTGCCAGCGGTCTACACCATCGTGCCGGGGGCCCATTTCGCCCAGCGCACCTTTGATGTTGACGTCTATTTTCACGCCGCCAAGCTGGCCGCCCAACTGCCCGACGCGGCCCAGGCCCTGGACGTGCTGGAGCAAATGGCCGCCATCGCCGGCCACAGTCACGCCACGCATTTTTTCCGGGCGGTGGCCTTGTTGGAGCTGGGCTTGGCCGAGGAGGCCCTGAACGCCCTGGACACGGCCCTGGGCCTCAACCCGCCGCCCCGCGACGAGGCCAGCATGCACACCCAGCGCGGCGTGGCCTTCAAGGATCTGGAGCGCTACGACCTGGCCTTGGAGGCCCTGGCCAAGGCCGCCTCGTTCCCCGAGCCCCATCACGAAGTCTTCAACCTGATGGGCTTTTGCCTGTTCCGGCAAAAACGCCACATGGAGGCCATCGCGGCCTTTGAGCGGGCCATCGAGATCGAGCCCGGCGCGGCCATCAACTACGCCAACATCGGCGCGAACATGCGCGAGCTGGGCCGGCTGGAGGAGGCTTGCCGCATGTACGAGCACGCCCTGGAGTTGGACCCCGGCCTGGATTTCGCCCGTCAAAGCCTGGAGCGCCTGCGGGCCATGCTGGCCTGA
- a CDS encoding TusE/DsrC/DsvC family sulfur relay protein: MPTVTFKGKTYEVDEDGFLQDPESWDEDFAYYVKEEEGISELTDEHWKVIRYLQEYYKKNGIAPMVRIMTKVTGYKLKQIYELFPSGPGKGACKMAGLAKPTGCV, encoded by the coding sequence ATGCCTACCGTTACTTTCAAAGGCAAAACCTACGAAGTGGATGAGGACGGTTTCCTGCAGGATCCCGAGTCCTGGGACGAGGACTTCGCCTACTACGTGAAGGAAGAAGAAGGCATCTCCGAGCTGACCGACGAGCACTGGAAGGTCATCCGCTACCTCCAGGAGTACTACAAGAAAAACGGCATCGCTCCGATGGTCCGCATCATGACCAAGGTCACCGGCTACAAGCTGAAGCAGATCTACGAGCTGTTCCCCAGCGGACCGGGCAAAGGCGCCTGCAAGATGGCCGGCCTGGCCAAGCCGACCGGCTGCGTGTAA
- a CDS encoding valine--tRNA ligase, translated as MDAGKLAKSYEPREVEARWYEYWQENGLFRADPQSAAPAYSIVIPPPNVTGQLHIGHALNNTLQDILCRFKRMNGWEVLWMPGTDHAGIATQNVVERQLAQEGLNRHDLGREKFIERVWRWRAESGGQIINQLKRLGASCDWSRERFTMDEGLSRAVREVFVRLYEEGLIYRGDYIINWCPRCHTALSDLESEHEETKGGLYHIRYPFRNGKGYLVVATTRPETMLGDTAVAVNPADPRYQDLADDVVVLPLVNREIPVIRDSYVATDFGTGALKVTPAHDPNDFMIGRKHGLPSIKVMDDDARINELGGPYQGLDRFAAREKVLADLEALGLLERRDEHMHNVGHCYRCHTMVEPILSKQWFVKVGPLAEEALKAVQDGRTRIVPEVWTKTYYDWMTGIRDWCISRQIWWGHRIPAWYCQCGQVIVSRQDPTVCPACGADQLRRESDVLDTWFSSALWPFSTMGWPDQTAELKKFYPTSCLVTAFDILFFWVARMMMMGLKFMGEAPFKDVYIHALVRDEHGQKMSKSKGNVIDPLVVMDQFGTDAVRFTLAAFAAQGRDVKLSEERIAGYRNFVNKIWNAARFTLMHLEGDHQRPEGLEPLLEDRWILSRVGRVADEAALAIDEYRFNDAAGAVYQFAWHEFCDWYLELIKGPLYNDADPARQAATRATLRQVFSRLIRLLHPFMPFVTEELWQRLPGAEGSVMKAVWPKARPDELDEAAEADMRLVMDVISGVRNIRGEMGISPAKAVPLVLAAPEPATRAMLEAQRGSIVGLAKISELGWLGEGGAPQKAASIALPGVTLYVPLEGLVDFAAEEARLRKELAKLEKEVGPSRKKLLNDGFLAKAPLEVVDKEKAKVAELESKMIRLQANLERIRGFI; from the coding sequence ATGGACGCTGGCAAGCTGGCGAAATCCTACGAGCCGCGCGAGGTCGAGGCCCGGTGGTATGAATATTGGCAAGAAAACGGCCTGTTCAGGGCCGATCCGCAGAGCGCGGCCCCGGCCTACTCCATCGTCATCCCCCCGCCCAACGTCACCGGCCAGTTGCATATCGGCCACGCCCTCAACAACACCCTGCAAGACATCCTCTGCCGCTTCAAGCGCATGAACGGCTGGGAGGTGTTGTGGATGCCCGGCACCGACCACGCCGGCATCGCTACCCAGAACGTGGTCGAGCGCCAGTTGGCCCAGGAGGGCCTGAACCGCCACGACCTGGGCCGCGAAAAGTTCATCGAGCGCGTGTGGCGCTGGCGGGCCGAAAGCGGCGGGCAGATCATCAATCAGCTCAAGCGCCTGGGCGCTTCTTGCGATTGGTCGCGCGAGCGCTTCACCATGGACGAGGGCCTCAGCCGGGCCGTGCGCGAGGTCTTCGTGCGGCTATACGAAGAGGGCCTGATATATCGCGGCGACTACATCATCAACTGGTGCCCGCGTTGCCACACCGCCCTCAGCGACCTGGAGTCCGAGCACGAGGAGACCAAGGGCGGGCTTTATCACATCCGCTATCCCTTCCGCAACGGCAAGGGCTACCTGGTGGTGGCCACCACCAGGCCCGAGACCATGCTGGGCGACACGGCCGTGGCCGTCAACCCCGCCGATCCGCGCTATCAAGACCTGGCCGACGACGTGGTCGTCCTGCCGCTGGTCAACCGTGAAATTCCGGTGATACGCGATAGTTACGTGGCCACGGACTTTGGCACCGGCGCGCTCAAGGTCACCCCGGCCCACGATCCCAACGACTTCATGATCGGTCGCAAGCACGGCCTGCCCTCGATCAAGGTCATGGACGACGACGCGCGCATCAACGAGCTGGGCGGGCCCTATCAGGGCCTGGACCGTTTCGCCGCCCGCGAAAAGGTGCTGGCCGACCTGGAGGCGCTGGGGCTGTTGGAGCGGCGCGACGAGCACATGCACAACGTCGGCCATTGCTATCGTTGCCACACCATGGTCGAGCCCATCCTCAGCAAACAGTGGTTCGTCAAGGTGGGCCCCCTTGCCGAGGAGGCCCTGAAGGCCGTGCAGGACGGCCGCACGCGCATCGTGCCTGAAGTATGGACCAAGACCTACTACGACTGGATGACCGGCATCCGCGACTGGTGCATCAGCCGCCAGATCTGGTGGGGACACCGCATCCCGGCCTGGTATTGCCAATGCGGCCAGGTGATCGTCTCGCGTCAGGATCCCACCGTCTGCCCGGCCTGCGGCGCGGACCAATTGCGCCGCGAGTCCGACGTGTTGGACACCTGGTTCAGCAGCGCCCTCTGGCCGTTTTCGACCATGGGCTGGCCCGACCAGACCGCCGAGCTGAAGAAGTTTTATCCCACCTCGTGCCTGGTCACGGCCTTTGACATATTGTTTTTCTGGGTGGCCCGCATGATGATGATGGGCCTGAAATTCATGGGTGAGGCGCCCTTCAAGGATGTCTACATCCACGCCCTGGTGCGCGACGAGCACGGCCAGAAGATGTCCAAGAGCAAGGGCAACGTCATCGACCCGCTGGTGGTCATGGACCAGTTTGGCACCGACGCGGTGCGCTTCACCCTGGCCGCCTTCGCCGCCCAGGGCCGCGACGTCAAGCTCAGCGAGGAGCGCATCGCCGGCTATCGCAACTTTGTCAACAAAATCTGGAACGCCGCCCGCTTCACGCTGATGCACCTGGAGGGCGATCACCAACGCCCCGAGGGCCTGGAGCCGTTGTTGGAGGATCGCTGGATCCTCTCGCGGGTGGGTCGGGTGGCCGACGAGGCTGCCCTGGCCATCGATGAATATCGCTTCAACGACGCGGCCGGGGCGGTCTATCAATTCGCCTGGCACGAGTTCTGCGACTGGTATCTGGAGCTGATCAAGGGCCCGCTCTACAACGACGCCGACCCGGCCCGCCAGGCCGCCACCAGGGCGACGCTGCGCCAGGTCTTTTCGCGGTTGATCCGCCTGTTGCATCCGTTCATGCCCTTTGTCACCGAGGAGCTGTGGCAACGCCTGCCCGGCGCGGAGGGCAGCGTGATGAAGGCCGTCTGGCCCAAGGCTCGTCCCGACGAGCTGGACGAGGCCGCCGAGGCCGACATGCGCCTGGTGATGGATGTGATCTCGGGCGTGCGCAACATCCGCGGCGAGATGGGCATCAGCCCGGCCAAGGCCGTGCCGCTGGTGCTGGCCGCGCCGGAGCCGGCCACGCGGGCCATGCTGGAGGCCCAGCGTGGCTCCATCGTCGGCTTGGCCAAGATCAGCGAGTTGGGCTGGCTGGGCGAGGGCGGCGCGCCGCAAAAGGCCGCCAGCATCGCCTTGCCCGGCGTGACCCTTTACGTGCCCCTGGAGGGTCTGGTAGACTTTGCCGCCGAGGAGGCCCGGCTGCGCAAAGAGCTGGCCAAGCTGGAAAAGGAAGTGGGCCCCAGCCGCAAAAAGCTCTTGAACGACGGCTTCTTGGCCAAGGCCCCGCTCGAGGTGGTCGACAAGGAAAAGGCCAAGGTGGCCGAGTTGGAGAGCAAGATGATCCGACTGCAGGCCAACCTGGAGCGCATCCGCGGCTTCATCTAA
- a CDS encoding deoxyribonuclease IV, which yields MRIGLHLSTARDAANAVEMARRLGLDCLQIFAGSPRTWRRVAWSAEETARFRAGAALAGLDPVVIHAPYLINLAAADEALWSKSIEALTDQLRMAQAIGAAGVVVHPGSRGARPLDWGLERVAQGAARALAAAGGQSKVILENTCGAGGALGGRLEQLAAMLDLLGDAPCAVCLDTAHAWGAGYDISSADGAAAFVDQVDDVVGLESVLLWHFNDMKLPCGCGRDIHAHLGRGRIGRAGLAGLAQDPRLAAAAAVMETPKDSRWADRRNVLYLRRLVLGQAPGGLLTPTA from the coding sequence ATGCGCATCGGGCTGCATCTTTCCACGGCCCGCGACGCGGCCAATGCCGTGGAGATGGCCCGACGACTGGGCCTTGATTGCCTGCAGATATTCGCCGGCAGCCCGCGAACGTGGCGGCGCGTGGCGTGGAGCGCCGAGGAGACGGCGCGTTTCCGGGCCGGGGCCGCGCTGGCTGGGCTGGACCCGGTGGTGATCCACGCGCCTTACCTGATCAACCTTGCCGCGGCCGACGAGGCCTTGTGGAGCAAGTCCATCGAGGCCCTGACCGACCAGCTGCGCATGGCCCAGGCCATCGGCGCGGCCGGTGTGGTGGTGCATCCGGGCAGCCGGGGCGCTCGGCCCCTGGATTGGGGCCTGGAGCGCGTGGCCCAGGGCGCGGCCCGGGCTCTGGCGGCGGCTGGCGGTCAGTCAAAAGTGATTTTGGAAAACACCTGCGGGGCTGGCGGGGCGCTGGGCGGCCGGCTGGAGCAACTGGCGGCCATGCTCGACCTGCTGGGCGATGCGCCCTGCGCCGTTTGCCTGGACACGGCCCACGCCTGGGGCGCGGGATACGATATCTCCAGCGCCGATGGCGCGGCCGCATTTGTCGATCAAGTCGACGACGTGGTGGGGTTGGAAAGTGTATTGCTGTGGCATTTCAATGACATGAAATTGCCATGCGGCTGCGGGCGCGACATTCACGCCCATCTGGGCCGGGGGCGCATCGGCCGGGCTGGCCTGGCTGGCCTGGCCCAAGATCCGCGCCTGGCCGCGGCGGCGGCGGTGATGGAGACACCCAAGGACTCGCGCTGGGCCGACCGGCGCAACGTGCTCTACCTGCGGCGCCTTGTCTTGGGCCAAGCCCCTGGCGGCTTGTTGACTCCGACCGCTTGA
- a CDS encoding heavy-metal-associated domain-containing protein — protein MNEKTVNIPSISCGHCLAAVKREAGEVKGVSSVEGDVSTKDVTIKWDAPATWEQIEAQLKDAGYPPQ, from the coding sequence ATGAACGAAAAAACAGTCAATATTCCTTCCATATCCTGCGGACATTGCCTGGCGGCGGTCAAACGCGAGGCCGGCGAGGTCAAGGGCGTAAGCTCCGTCGAAGGCGACGTGAGCACCAAAGACGTAACCATCAAGTGGGACGCGCCAGCCACCTGGGAACAGATCGAAGCCCAGCTCAAGGACGCCGGCTACCCACCTCAATGA
- a CDS encoding heavy metal translocating P-type ATPase has protein sequence MAEKSIDMPVVGMTCARCAANVERVLAKKLPGVSLAEVNFAAETVHVVYDPEQVGPEQMAKAVEDAGYKLILPAPTRRVELPVVGMSCARCAANVERVLAKKTPGVSLAQVNFAAETVAVEYDPAQTSLERMAGAVREAGFELILPVDGEDQTDAEQQARAQELAAQKRFFWVGVAFTLPLFILHMGHAFHVFGAWAVSPWAGWLSLALATPVQFYTGGGFYVGGWKSLRAGAANMDVLVALGASAAYFYSVAALIFPGLGHQLYFETSAMIITLIKLGKLLEAKAKGQAGAAIRKLMDLAPKMATLLGDDGAEKTVPAQSVRPGQVVLVRPGEAIPVDGVVVGGESAVNEALMTGESMPVDKKQGDQVYGATVNQQGMLKVRATGVGADTALAQIIRLVRQAQGSKAPIQRLADKVAAVFVPAIICIALATLAAWWLIDGLFVPAMVRMTAVLVIACPCALGLATPTAIMVGSGKGATMGVLFKNSEALETAHRVSVVMFDKTGTITKGQPRLTDWIALGDHGGEALTMAAAAENASEHPVAKAVASGARERGVAPPEAERFEALAGFGVRAVVQGREVLVGKPSWIASQGLADAAVMAKVDELADQGKTVMIVVIEGKAAGLLAVADEEKPDAAKAIAKLKNMGLETIMLTGDNQRAAAAIAAKVGIQRVVAEVLPDKKEEAVRKAQADGRLVAMVGDGVNDAPALARADLGMAIGTGADVAMEASDVTLVGGDLAGVPRSIALSRATMRTIRQNLFWAFFYNVLLVPIAAGAAQPLTWLPDFIRNLHPAMAAGAMAFSSVTVVFNSLRLGRRRL, from the coding sequence TTGGCCGAAAAATCCATCGATATGCCGGTGGTGGGCATGACCTGCGCCCGCTGCGCGGCCAACGTCGAGCGCGTCCTGGCCAAAAAGCTGCCTGGCGTCAGCCTGGCCGAAGTCAACTTCGCCGCCGAGACTGTCCACGTGGTCTACGACCCGGAGCAAGTCGGCCCGGAGCAAATGGCCAAGGCAGTCGAGGATGCGGGTTACAAGCTGATCCTGCCCGCGCCGACGCGCCGGGTGGAGTTGCCGGTGGTGGGCATGAGCTGCGCCCGCTGCGCGGCCAACGTCGAGCGCGTCCTGGCCAAAAAAACGCCCGGCGTCAGCCTGGCCCAGGTCAACTTCGCCGCCGAAACCGTGGCCGTGGAGTACGATCCGGCGCAAACCAGCCTGGAGCGCATGGCCGGCGCCGTGCGCGAGGCCGGCTTCGAGCTGATCCTGCCCGTTGACGGCGAGGACCAAACCGACGCCGAACAACAGGCCCGCGCCCAGGAACTGGCCGCCCAAAAACGCTTTTTCTGGGTGGGCGTGGCCTTCACCCTGCCCCTTTTCATCCTGCACATGGGCCACGCCTTTCATGTTTTCGGGGCGTGGGCGGTCTCGCCGTGGGCCGGCTGGCTGTCGCTGGCCCTGGCCACGCCGGTGCAATTTTACACCGGCGGCGGTTTTTACGTGGGCGGCTGGAAGAGCCTGCGGGCCGGCGCGGCCAACATGGACGTGCTGGTGGCCCTGGGCGCTTCGGCGGCCTATTTTTATTCGGTGGCCGCGCTGATCTTCCCGGGCCTGGGCCATCAACTTTATTTCGAAACATCGGCCATGATCATCACGCTGATCAAGCTGGGCAAGCTCTTGGAGGCCAAGGCCAAGGGCCAGGCCGGCGCGGCCATCCGCAAGCTGATGGATCTGGCCCCCAAAATGGCCACGCTGCTGGGCGACGACGGCGCGGAAAAAACCGTGCCGGCCCAGTCGGTGCGGCCGGGTCAGGTGGTTTTGGTGCGGCCCGGCGAGGCCATCCCCGTCGACGGCGTGGTCGTCGGCGGTGAGTCGGCCGTCAACGAAGCGCTGATGACCGGCGAATCCATGCCCGTGGACAAAAAGCAGGGCGACCAGGTCTATGGGGCCACGGTCAACCAGCAGGGCATGCTCAAGGTGCGGGCCACCGGCGTGGGCGCCGATACGGCCCTGGCCCAGATCATCCGCCTGGTGCGTCAGGCCCAGGGCTCCAAGGCCCCCATCCAACGCCTGGCCGACAAGGTGGCGGCGGTGTTCGTGCCGGCCATCATCTGCATCGCCCTGGCCACGCTGGCCGCCTGGTGGCTGATCGACGGCCTGTTCGTGCCGGCCATGGTCCGCATGACGGCCGTGTTGGTCATCGCCTGCCCCTGCGCCCTGGGCCTGGCCACGCCCACGGCGATCATGGTCGGCTCGGGCAAGGGCGCGACGATGGGCGTATTGTTCAAAAACAGCGAGGCCCTGGAGACGGCCCACCGTGTCTCGGTGGTCATGTTCGACAAGACCGGCACCATCACCAAGGGCCAACCCCGCTTGACCGACTGGATCGCCCTGGGCGACCACGGCGGCGAGGCCCTGACCATGGCCGCCGCCGCCGAAAACGCCTCGGAGCACCCCGTGGCCAAGGCCGTGGCCAGCGGCGCGCGGGAAAGGGGCGTGGCCCCGCCCGAAGCCGAGCGTTTCGAGGCGCTGGCCGGCTTTGGCGTGCGGGCGGTGGTCCAGGGCCGTGAAGTGCTGGTGGGCAAGCCGTCGTGGATCGCCAGCCAGGGCCTGGCCGACGCCGCCGTCATGGCCAAGGTCGACGAATTGGCCGATCAGGGCAAAACAGTGATGATCGTGGTCATCGAAGGCAAGGCGGCCGGGTTGCTGGCCGTGGCCGACGAGGAAAAGCCCGATGCGGCCAAGGCCATCGCCAAGCTGAAAAACATGGGCCTGGAGACGATCATGCTCACCGGCGACAACCAGCGGGCCGCCGCGGCCATCGCGGCCAAGGTGGGCATCCAGCGGGTGGTGGCCGAGGTGCTGCCCGACAAAAAAGAAGAGGCCGTGCGTAAAGCCCAGGCCGACGGCCGATTGGTGGCCATGGTCGGCGACGGCGTCAACGACGCCCCGGCCCTGGCCCGGGCCGACCTGGGCATGGCCATCGGCACCGGGGCCGACGTGGCCATGGAGGCCTCGGACGTGACGCTGGTCGGCGGCGACCTGGCCGGCGTGCCGCGCAGCATCGCCCTTTCGCGGGCCACAATGCGCACGATCCGGCAAAATCTGTTTTGGGCCTTCTTTTATAATGTGCTATTGGTGCCCATAGCCGCCGGCGCGGCCCAACCGTTGACGTGGCTGCCGGATTTCATCCGCAACCTGCATCCGGCCATGGCCGCCGGAGCCATGGCGTTTTCCAGCGTCACGGTGGTGTTCAACAGCTTGCGCCTGGGCAGGCGTCGCCTGTGA
- a CDS encoding ATP-binding protein, with protein sequence MNRPADSYALELPADLASLAAMADFLEDKGQALGLAQDVRHALGLAADEALTNVVSYAYQGGPGPVRVYLERRDDAAVLIIEDEGVEFDPADAHEPDLDSALEERPIGGLGLYFIQAMTDEVVRERSGGVNRLKMIKRLTPPDQSA encoded by the coding sequence TTGAACCGCCCCGCAGATAGTTATGCCCTGGAATTGCCGGCCGACTTGGCCAGCCTGGCCGCCATGGCCGACTTTCTGGAAGATAAAGGCCAGGCCCTGGGTTTGGCCCAAGATGTCCGCCACGCCCTGGGCCTGGCCGCCGACGAAGCCCTGACCAACGTGGTCAGTTACGCCTATCAGGGCGGCCCAGGCCCGGTGCGCGTCTATCTGGAGCGGCGCGACGACGCGGCGGTGCTGATCATCGAGGACGAAGGCGTGGAGTTCGACCCGGCCGACGCCCACGAGCCCGACCTGGACTCGGCGCTGGAGGAGCGGCCCATCGGCGGCCTGGGCCTCTACTTCATCCAGGCCATGACCGACGAGGTCGTGCGCGAACGCAGCGGCGGGGTCAATCGCCTGAAGATGATCAAGCGCCTGACCCCACCGGATCAATCGGCCTGA
- a CDS encoding AIM24 family protein produces the protein MAQWYVAVGGESRGPYEIDQLRGMLTSGELTQDSLVWGPDVSEWTPIRAVGALQGQLGRPSAPPPPPKAGPAADQVDYRIEGNEMQYVEIELDQGESVVAEAGGMLYMSADIAMDTVFGDGRRDNAKSSGLMGSLLGAGKRLLTGESLFMTIFTHKGASPKAHVAFAAPYPGKIMPMHLGELGGELICQKDAFLCAARGVALEIAFQKKIGAGLFGGEGFIMQRLLGDGLAFVHAGGTVFEKDLKPGETLRVDTGCLVALMPSVNYDVEFVGGVKTALFGGEGLFLATLGGPGRVWLQSLPLSRVADRIYAAAKQGGGKQKGEGSLLGGALGTFLGGD, from the coding sequence ATGGCGCAGTGGTACGTGGCCGTGGGCGGCGAAAGCCGTGGGCCCTACGAGATCGATCAGCTACGAGGCATGTTGACGTCCGGGGAGTTGACCCAGGACAGCCTGGTCTGGGGCCCCGACGTCAGTGAGTGGACGCCGATCAGGGCCGTGGGCGCCTTGCAGGGCCAACTGGGCCGGCCCAGCGCCCCGCCGCCGCCGCCCAAAGCCGGCCCGGCCGCCGATCAGGTCGACTACCGCATCGAAGGCAACGAGATGCAGTACGTGGAGATCGAGTTGGACCAGGGCGAGTCGGTGGTGGCCGAGGCTGGCGGCATGCTCTACATGAGCGCCGACATCGCCATGGACACCGTTTTCGGCGACGGCCGGCGCGACAACGCCAAATCCAGCGGCCTGATGGGTTCGCTCCTGGGCGCGGGCAAACGCCTGCTCACCGGCGAGAGCCTGTTCATGACCATCTTCACCCACAAGGGCGCCTCGCCCAAGGCCCACGTGGCCTTTGCCGCGCCCTATCCGGGCAAGATCATGCCCATGCACCTGGGCGAACTGGGCGGTGAACTGATCTGCCAGAAGGACGCCTTTCTTTGCGCGGCGCGGGGCGTGGCCCTGGAGATCGCCTTCCAGAAAAAGATCGGCGCGGGCCTGTTCGGCGGCGAGGGCTTCATCATGCAGCGCCTGTTGGGCGATGGCCTGGCCTTTGTCCACGCCGGCGGCACGGTGTTCGAAAAAGACCTGAAGCCCGGCGAGACGCTGCGCGTCGACACCGGCTGCCTGGTGGCCCTGATGCCCAGCGTCAACTACGACGTGGAGTTTGTCGGCGGGGTCAAGACGGCGCTGTTCGGCGGCGAGGGCCTGTTTCTGGCCACGCTGGGCGGGCCGGGCCGCGTCTGGCTGCAATCGTTGCCGCTCAGCCGCGTGGCCGACCGCATCTACGCGGCGGCCAAGCAGGGCGGCGGCAAGCAAAAAGGCGAGGGAAGCCTGCTGGGCGGGGCCTTGGGCACCTTCCTGGGCGGCGATTAA
- a CDS encoding DedA family protein, producing the protein MDSHFIEQVVSSYGYLALFVGTFLEGETFFLLGGIAARKDLLNPFYVAMAAMAGGFVGDQFFFFLGRWRGDKVIGMSRRLERKAVEARVLVRRHAVALILMSRFLYGLRMVIPLACGAAHITPWRFVALNFISALLWTLTFGGLGYFFGGWLSDNIGAFKNMQVIVAVLAGVLLACLLAGRLIKKTLAASGDEQGSGR; encoded by the coding sequence ATGGATAGCCACTTTATCGAGCAGGTTGTTTCTTCGTACGGCTACTTGGCGCTGTTCGTCGGGACTTTTTTGGAGGGCGAGACCTTTTTTCTGTTGGGCGGCATCGCCGCGCGCAAGGACTTGCTCAACCCGTTCTATGTGGCCATGGCGGCCATGGCCGGTGGTTTCGTCGGCGATCAGTTCTTTTTTTTCCTGGGCCGCTGGCGGGGCGACAAGGTCATTGGCATGTCGCGCCGGCTGGAGCGCAAGGCCGTGGAGGCGCGCGTGCTGGTGCGGCGTCACGCGGTGGCCCTGATTCTGATGTCGCGCTTCCTCTATGGCCTGCGCATGGTCATACCCCTGGCCTGCGGCGCGGCCCACATCACGCCGTGGCGCTTCGTGGCGCTCAATTTCATCTCGGCCCTGCTGTGGACGCTCACCTTCGGCGGGTTGGGCTATTTTTTCGGCGGCTGGCTGTCGGACAACATCGGCGCGTTCAAGAACATGCAGGTGATCGTGGCCGTGCTGGCCGGCGTGCTGCTGGCCTGCCTGCTGGCGGGTCGGTTGATCAAAAAAACCCTGGCCGCCAGCGGCGACGAACAGGGCTCCGGGAGATGA
- a CDS encoding protein-disulfide reductase DsbD domain-containing protein — protein MLTCLFVLACQCPALAMGGPDDQQVSGKLTLDKAAHKAGETAKAMITLEIAKGFHLNADADQGPAGMPMQLVLEGDEALTLGLVSYPKARLAKLAFAEKKAAVFEDTIELTAEIVIAADAAKGPRKAELVLTYQGCNDQMCFMPVDLVLPVTVLVD, from the coding sequence GTGTTAACCTGTTTGTTCGTGCTGGCCTGTCAATGCCCGGCCCTGGCCATGGGCGGCCCGGACGACCAGCAGGTCTCGGGCAAATTGACCCTGGACAAGGCCGCGCACAAGGCGGGCGAGACGGCCAAGGCCATGATCACCCTGGAGATCGCCAAGGGCTTTCACCTCAACGCCGACGCCGATCAGGGCCCGGCCGGCATGCCCATGCAGCTCGTCCTGGAAGGCGACGAGGCCCTCACCCTGGGCCTGGTGAGCTACCCCAAGGCGCGGCTGGCCAAGCTGGCCTTCGCCGAAAAAAAAGCGGCGGTCTTTGAGGACACGATCGAACTGACGGCCGAAATCGTCATCGCCGCCGACGCGGCCAAGGGCCCTCGCAAAGCCGAACTGGTGCTGACCTACCAGGGCTGCAACGACCAGATGTGTTTCATGCCCGTCGACCTGGTCCTGCCGGTGACCGTGCTGGTTGATTGA